The uncultured Carboxylicivirga sp. genomic interval CGGCAAGTGCTGTTAACAATTTTGCATGAGCACTTTGCCAGCTTGCCTGCGCATCCAGCAAATCGGTGGTTGAATTCAATCCGGCTTCATAGCTTATCTTTACTTCTTCCAAACTTTCTTCGGCCTCTTCTTTTGCACTTTGTGCCAGCATAATTGTTTCGTAGGCTTCTACTAAATTCAAAATATATTGTTGCACTTCTAATTGTACCAACTCTTTGGTATCATCCAACTGAAGCTGCGCCTGTTCTTTTTGATAACGGGCTGCATCCATCTTATGTTTGCGCTCGCGCCAGTGCACAATAGGAATAGATAATTGAGCATTAACCTGTGTCATATAACGGCTAGATTCAAAAGTAGGTATATCCATATAACCATAACTAACCTGTGCTCCTAATTGAGGGAGGTATTCAGCAGCAGTTGACTTTTTCTGCAATTCGGCAATTTCAACCTGGCCATCTAACATTTTAAGCTCATTTCGATTATCCAACGCCATCATTTGTGCTCCATCTACATTAATCATTTCAGGATTTTCGTGTAACGACTCACTAACCTCCAATTGAGTATTAAGCGGTAGGCCAACCAACTGACAAAGATTCATCTGTAGTAATTTTAAACCATTACGAGCTTTAATCAGATTCAACTCAGCCTCATTTCGCTGTACCTTTACTTTAAGGTATTCACTTTTGGGCGATAATCCTACATCGTACATGGTTTGTAACTGACTTTGCAACGAATCAAGCATCTCAACATATTTATCAGCCACTAACAAATTCTCTTTTAAAGCCACCAATTTCCAATACACATTATCGGTATTTAAAATCACCTCATCTGTTTTTAACTTATAATCCTGATGTGCAATTTCAACACCTTTATCGGCCATTTTATTTCCATATCTAATCTGCCCTCCTGCATAGATAGGAACAGTAGCAGCCACCTGTGCCTGATACAATTTCAATCCGGCAGTTTCTAATGCCATACCCGGAAAATACACATCGCTCTGTCCGGTAATATTTCCATCAGCATCAGCCGTTGGCATAAACATTCCAGGTATTTCAATATCATCCATATCAGGCAGGTACGTTAAAGTACCTGTTCCGTCAATCATTGGTAAATAATTGGTTCGTGCTTCTTTCTGCTTCGCAACAGCTTCTAACTGTTTGAGGTCGGCTACTTTTAAAGTACGATTGTATTCAAGAGCCATGCTTCGGGCTTTTGTAATGGTCATCACTTCCTGACCATTCGCCACCGAAACCATTATCAGCCCCATTAATATATATATGTGTTTTAATTTCATAATTAATTCTTTTGTAGGCATTCGTCCAGCTTTATTCTTCTGCTTTATGATGTAACGATCGGGTATCAACCCTGTAAAACATCGCGTACAATACCGGCACCACAATTAAGGTGATAAGCGAGCCGATTAACAATCCAAACATGATGGAAATAGCTAAACTGTTAAACATCTTATCCCAAACCAACGGAAGCATACCTAAAATAGTAGTTAACGATGCCATCATTACCGGACGTACCCTCGAAATAGTTGAATCAATAATTGCCTGCAATGTTTCTTTCCCTGCTTTTATTTCAAGGTTGATTTCGTCGAGCAGTACCACGGCATTTTTAATCATCATACCCATTAAGCCAAGTGATCCTACCAAAGCGAAGAATGTGAAGTATGTTTGAGTAACCACAAATCCCCAGATAACACCAATAAATGCTAACGGAACCAATAAAAAGATGATGGCCGGCTGACGGAAATTACCAAATAAACCAATAATAATGATAATCATTAAAAACACTGCTAACGGCAAATTCTCAGCTAAACCAGCATTGGCATCCTTACTTGTTTTGGTTTCGCCCAACCACTCAATTTGATAACCTTCGGGCAAAGGAATCGCTTCAATCTTATCCTGTATTTTCGCCATTACTTCACCGGTTGAAGAACCAACTATTGGATCGCATTGAGCCTTTATAGCCTTTTGTCCATCGTAATGCATAATGCGATAATCGCTCCATTCAATACTTACAGAATCTACCACCTGACTTAATGATACACTATTGGGTAACTGTGCCCAAACCGGAATGGAGTTCACCAGGTTAACATCATCCGATAAAGTATTTTTCAACCTTAAAATAACCGGTAGCTGGTAATCACCTTCGTAATACAAACCAACGGGTGCCCCATTAGAAGCAATGGCTAAAGCACGTGCAACATCTTCGCGGTTAATATTCATTTCGCGAGCTTTTACATTTGAGTAAACAGGCTTTAACACCTTCACCTCGTTTTTCCAGTTATCGGTTACAAATTCGGCAGTTGGTTCTGCTGTCATAATCGCTTTTGCCTGATCTGCCAGGTTACGAAGTACCTTCTCATCTTTACCCGAGAATTTTACTTCTATTTTGGCATCGCCCCCCACTGCAATATACTCGCGAACACGTGCATAAGCTTGTGGATAATGTTCACTTGCATAGGCTTGGAGTTTTGCCATAGCCCTTTCGGTATAGTCGGCATCTTTCACACTTACAATCAACTCACCATAACTTTGGCTCAAACCATTCATGGGGCGAAGCAGGGTGTAACGCGTAGGTGTACTTCCCAGTCCGGTAACCACATAATTGATATCGTCCCAATTGATGATTTCTTTTTCAATCTCATCCAAATCAGCTTCAACCTGCGAAAGATCAGAACCCTCGGGCAAACGATACTCCAATATAAACTGATCGTAGTTAGCACCAGGGAAGAAATTCTGCCTTACAAAACGGAACGACATAAATGAAAGTATGAGAATAGCAAAGGTAACAATGGTAACCAACGATTTATGCCATAACGAGAAGCGTACAATCTTTTCGAAGAATCGATAAAAACCAGTATCATATGGATTTGTATTGTCTTTCTTCTTACCTTTTTTGGCAACTCCTTTTTTATAGAAATACTGAGCCATAAAAGGGGTTTGAATCATTGCCAAAATCCAGCTTACAAATAACGAAATAGCTAATACAAAGAATAATGGTTTTAAAAACTCACCAGCACCTGTACTATTGAAACCCAATGGCATAAAAGCCAGAATGGCTACTAATGTGGCTGCCAATAACGGCATTCCTGATTTTTTAGCCGCATCTACAAAAGCAGCTTTGCGCTTCATCCCTTTTTGCAGATCGATTAAAATACCATCGGCCACCACAATTGCATTATCAACCAACATACCCATGGCAATGATAATAGCTGCCAATGATACACGATGAAGCTCAATACCCATCATATTCATTACGATGAAAGTACCCAGAATGGTAAATATCAAACCGCTTGCTATTAACAAACCAGCCCTCATTCCCATAAAAATCAACAACACACCAATAACAATCAAAACCGACTCAACCAGATTGATCATAAAATCGCTGATGGCAGCATCTACATTTTGATGTTGATAAAAGATGGGGTGAATCTCCATACCCACCGGCAAATCGTTTTGTAATTCAGCCAAACGCTTCTCAAACACGCTCGCCCAACTCAATTACGTTGCCTCCTTTTTCCATAGAGATGGCCAAACTAATAGCTTCTAAGCCATTAAATTTTAGTTTTTGCATGGTTGGCTCGTAATAACCGCGTTCAACTTTGGCTATCTCACCTAACTTATAGCGACCTCCATTGGGCAGCACTACTTCAAAATTTCGGATCTCATCCAAGTCCTGAAACTTCTTACCTATATCAATAGTGATACGCTCGCTTCCGGCCATAAAACTACCCGGAGCCATTACCGCGCCCTGATCCTGAAACTTCTGAAAAATCATCATTGGATTAATACCCAATGAGGCAAAGTATTCGTTATCGAAAATAATGTTAATGGTTTCGGTTTGCTTACCAAATACTTCAATACGTTTTACGCCATCAACCAACAGCATTTCTTCTTTTACATTGTCTACATAATCTTGAAACTCGCTGTATTTATAACCATCGTTACTAATGGCAAAGAAAATCCCTGACACATCTCCAAAGTCATCGTTAACAATGGGTTCTCCGGCTCCGCGAGGCAGACTTCCTTTAGCATCGTGCACCTTACGACGTAAATGGTCATATAGTTGAGGCATATCTTTAGAGCGGGTTCCCGATTTTATATTCACCGTTATTTCGGACATACCCGGCATAGAGCGCGACTCAATAAAGTCGATATTTTCAAGACGCTGTATCGCCTTTTCAAGTACTTCGGTTACTTCTTTCTCTACCTCTTCGGCCGAAGCCCCCTGATAGGTAGTAATAACAACTGCTGCTTTAATCGGAATCTCCGGATCTTCGAGTTTACCCATTCCGTTAAACGAAGATATACCTCCAAAAATTAAAGCCACAAAGAAAAAGCTTAGGAACGCCTTTTGACTTAATATTTTATCTAGCATTATAAATTTCTGTTTCGGATTAAAGCTTTTGGTTTTCCAATACTCTCACTTCTTCGTTTTCGTGTAAACTATGCACACCGGCTACCACAATCATCTCATTACCTTTTAAATCCCCATCAATTGAGATATATCCGTTATTAACCAGCTTACTAATTCGAACTTGTTGCTTGCGTACCTGCGAATTACCCGGATTGTAGACCCATACATAAGAAGCGTCTCCCTGATTAAATACCGATTCTACAGGAACCAAAGTATGCGAAATACCTTCGTCAGATAATTGTACATTCACTTTTGCCGACATACCCGGACGTAGTTTTGAACTTTGCTCCTTAGCTAACAACAAGCGGACATCGTACATATCGCTACCATTGGCCTTTTCGTTTACCGACAATATTTCAGCAGTAACACCCTTTGCTCCTGCATTAGCAACATCGCAAGTTATTTTGGTAAAATCCTTAGCCTGAGCAACCTGTTTTTCGGATAGGCTGAAATGTACTTCCAACTCACTTACATCTAATAATGAAATAATGGGTTGACCAGGTCCTACATTCTCAAACTTGTGAATATTTCGTTTATATACATAGCCTGAGAAAGGGGCTGTTAGCTCTGTATCATTTAATGCATTAACAGCTGCTTCATACTGACTTTTTGCACCCATATAACCTGCTTCCAACTTTTCTAATGTATTAGCCGGAAGTTTATTTTTCTCGTATAATTCTTTATAACGGGTATATTCTCCTTCAACCTGATTATACTGCGCTTTAGCACTTTGCAATTGCACTTTATAATCGCGTTTATCGATGCGGGCTATCACTTGGCCTTCTTTCACATAATCACCTTCATCAACCAATAGTTCAAGAACTTGCCCCCCTACTTTGAAAGCAACATTTACATCGCGTTTCTCTTTTACCTGACCATTAAACTGAAGTTGATCGCCCATTTGATTCGACTCCAATTGCATCACTTTCACATAGCGTGCCTTTTGCTCCACTTGTTCTGTTTTACTTCCACATGCCGACAACAATGAAATGAATCCGGTAAGAAGTAAAATTTGTTTTAATCTTTTTTGCATGATTTGTTGAATAATAGTTGTTAGTTCTTTCGAAAACTTTCCACAAAATTATTACAGCAAAACAACTATATTTCAGCACAATTGCAGGAAACGCATTTTATCTTGTATGAAGCGACGTGTAGAAGTATAAAAAACATCACCAGTTATGTATTAATTATTATTGCGAAAGCAAATTACACCCGTTCTCTCCATTTATATATCGTATAATCAGTTCAATACATTATAAACATCAAATAATCGTTGGTTAGCACTACTATCGTTAAAAAAATATCAGATCCCATAAATACCCCCCTTTAATTATTACCCTTTGAGGATTAAATCGAAATAAAAAATTAATTTTACCCTACATAATAAGTACTTACCTAAATAAACAAACCAATTATGAAATTTATTTATTTCATTGTACCTGTTTTACTACTTGCATCGTGTACACAAAAAAACATAGTAAGCATAAGTGGTAAAATAACAAATCCTGATAGCGAAGTTGTTACATTAGACATCCCTTATCTTCAAACGCAAGATACGATTGCATCTTTAGCAGAAGATGGTTCTTTTAAAGCAAGCATTGAACTTACCGAAGCGCACATGGCAACTTTTATTAATGGAGATGCCTACCTTAAGCTAAATCTTGTTCCCGGGGCTGAACTTAGCATCAATATGGATGCCAAAGAGTTAAAAGAAGGTAAAGCCCAAAATGTTACTATTGAAGGTAGTAATAGCGAAAGCTCATTGCTTTTGCTTAATATTCGCAATGCCAACACAAACAACAACTTGCGTGCATTATTAGGTTTGCCAACCAACGAATTTGACGAGCAAGTAAGCAAAGACGCACAACTAATAAGTAGTAAAATTGATGAGTTTGAAGTAGCTAATCCCGGGTATGAAACATTTCTTGAGATGCTTCGATTGGAGCAAAAAGTTTTGCTTGCACAAAAGTACGATTACTTTGTGATGTATCACGGACGTTTCGCTCCCAATGATACTGTACCTGTACCAGAAAACTACAAAACTTTTTCAGATGCCATTCCTACTGATAATTACAGCGGTTTTAAAGAAGTAAGAGCTTATACTCAATTTGTAGTTAATAAGCATACTTCCAATATTTTTGATCAGATTAAAGCAGAAGGAACAGACGAAGAAAGTGCTGAGTTTATTAGTAAAGAAATCGATGCTATAAAATCATTGGAGGCACCTCAAATGGTGAAAGATGAATTGGGTAACCGCTTATTAGGCTCTTATACTTATCAGCCTGATAGTATCAAAGAGGTGATGAAAAGTCGTTATACCGAAATTATTACAAGCGAAAAATATACCACAGCATTTAAGCAATTATTGGCTCAATTAGAAAAATTACAACCAGGCGCTGTAGCTCCTACTTTTGCTTACAACGATATTAATGGTAAACTAGTTAAATCGGAAGATTTGAAAGGAAAAGTTATTTATGTTGATGTTTGGGCAACCTGGTGCGGCCCCTGTAAAGGTGAAATACCTCACTTAAAAGCCATGGAAGAAGAATTGCATGATTTAGACATTGCTTTTGTAAGTATCTCGGTTGATAATGATAAAAGCGCATGGGAGAAAATGGTAGCTGATAAAGAGTTAAAAGGATATCAACTTTTTGCTCCTAATGACTGGAATTCTGAGATTATCAAAAATTATGCCATCAGAGGTATTCCTCGTTTTA includes:
- a CDS encoding TolC family protein, with amino-acid sequence MKLKHIYILMGLIMVSVANGQEVMTITKARSMALEYNRTLKVADLKQLEAVAKQKEARTNYLPMIDGTGTLTYLPDMDDIEIPGMFMPTADADGNITGQSDVYFPGMALETAGLKLYQAQVAATVPIYAGGQIRYGNKMADKGVEIAHQDYKLKTDEVILNTDNVYWKLVALKENLLVADKYVEMLDSLQSQLQTMYDVGLSPKSEYLKVKVQRNEAELNLIKARNGLKLLQMNLCQLVGLPLNTQLEVSESLHENPEMINVDGAQMMALDNRNELKMLDGQVEIAELQKKSTAAEYLPQLGAQVSYGYMDIPTFESSRYMTQVNAQLSIPIVHWRERKHKMDAARYQKEQAQLQLDDTKELVQLEVQQYILNLVEAYETIMLAQSAKEEAEESLEEVKISYEAGLNSTTDLLDAQASWQSAHAKLLTALADYEIAKTNYYKGIGQLSQVQ
- a CDS encoding efflux RND transporter permease subunit; the encoded protein is MLDKILSQKAFLSFFFVALIFGGISSFNGMGKLEDPEIPIKAAVVITTYQGASAEEVEKEVTEVLEKAIQRLENIDFIESRSMPGMSEITVNIKSGTRSKDMPQLYDHLRRKVHDAKGSLPRGAGEPIVNDDFGDVSGIFFAISNDGYKYSEFQDYVDNVKEEMLLVDGVKRIEVFGKQTETINIIFDNEYFASLGINPMMIFQKFQDQGAVMAPGSFMAGSERITIDIGKKFQDLDEIRNFEVVLPNGGRYKLGEIAKVERGYYEPTMQKLKFNGLEAISLAISMEKGGNVIELGERV
- a CDS encoding TlpA disulfide reductase family protein; translation: MKFIYFIVPVLLLASCTQKNIVSISGKITNPDSEVVTLDIPYLQTQDTIASLAEDGSFKASIELTEAHMATFINGDAYLKLNLVPGAELSINMDAKELKEGKAQNVTIEGSNSESSLLLLNIRNANTNNNLRALLGLPTNEFDEQVSKDAQLISSKIDEFEVANPGYETFLEMLRLEQKVLLAQKYDYFVMYHGRFAPNDTVPVPENYKTFSDAIPTDNYSGFKEVRAYTQFVVNKHTSNIFDQIKAEGTDEESAEFISKEIDAIKSLEAPQMVKDELGNRLLGSYTYQPDSIKEVMKSRYTEIITSEKYTTAFKQLLAQLEKLQPGAVAPTFAYNDINGKLVKSEDLKGKVIYVDVWATWCGPCKGEIPHLKAMEEELHDLDIAFVSISVDNDKSAWEKMVADKELKGYQLFAPNDWNSEIIKNYAIRGIPRFIMIDKEGKLVDANASRPSNPETKDKLIELANS
- a CDS encoding efflux RND transporter periplasmic adaptor subunit, with the translated sequence MQKRLKQILLLTGFISLLSACGSKTEQVEQKARYVKVMQLESNQMGDQLQFNGQVKEKRDVNVAFKVGGQVLELLVDEGDYVKEGQVIARIDKRDYKVQLQSAKAQYNQVEGEYTRYKELYEKNKLPANTLEKLEAGYMGAKSQYEAAVNALNDTELTAPFSGYVYKRNIHKFENVGPGQPIISLLDVSELEVHFSLSEKQVAQAKDFTKITCDVANAGAKGVTAEILSVNEKANGSDMYDVRLLLAKEQSSKLRPGMSAKVNVQLSDEGISHTLVPVESVFNQGDASYVWVYNPGNSQVRKQQVRISKLVNNGYISIDGDLKGNEMIVVAGVHSLHENEEVRVLENQKL
- a CDS encoding efflux RND transporter permease subunit produces the protein MSWASVFEKRLAELQNDLPVGMEIHPIFYQHQNVDAAISDFMINLVESVLIVIGVLLIFMGMRAGLLIASGLIFTILGTFIVMNMMGIELHRVSLAAIIIAMGMLVDNAIVVADGILIDLQKGMKRKAAFVDAAKKSGMPLLAATLVAILAFMPLGFNSTGAGEFLKPLFFVLAISLFVSWILAMIQTPFMAQYFYKKGVAKKGKKKDNTNPYDTGFYRFFEKIVRFSLWHKSLVTIVTFAILILSFMSFRFVRQNFFPGANYDQFILEYRLPEGSDLSQVEADLDEIEKEIINWDDINYVVTGLGSTPTRYTLLRPMNGLSQSYGELIVSVKDADYTERAMAKLQAYASEHYPQAYARVREYIAVGGDAKIEVKFSGKDEKVLRNLADQAKAIMTAEPTAEFVTDNWKNEVKVLKPVYSNVKAREMNINREDVARALAIASNGAPVGLYYEGDYQLPVILRLKNTLSDDVNLVNSIPVWAQLPNSVSLSQVVDSVSIEWSDYRIMHYDGQKAIKAQCDPIVGSSTGEVMAKIQDKIEAIPLPEGYQIEWLGETKTSKDANAGLAENLPLAVFLMIIIIIGLFGNFRQPAIIFLLVPLAFIGVIWGFVVTQTYFTFFALVGSLGLMGMMIKNAVVLLDEINLEIKAGKETLQAIIDSTISRVRPVMMASLTTILGMLPLVWDKMFNSLAISIMFGLLIGSLITLIVVPVLYAMFYRVDTRSLHHKAEE